CGCCCTGCAGTTGCTGACCCGGCGCGAATACAGCCGGGCAGCACTGAAAGCGAAACTCGCTGCGCACGCCGAATCGGAAGAAGAACTGAACGCCGTGCTCGACTCGCTGCAAGCCGAACGACTGCTCTCCGACCAGCGCTATGCGGCGGAGCGGGTAGCTGCCCGTGGCGCGCGCTATGGCAACGCCAGGTTGCGCCAGGAGTTGCGCCAGCAAGG
This genomic window from Dechloromonas sp. ZY10 contains:
- the recX gene encoding recombination regulator RecX is translated as MPDLRVRALQLLTRREYSRAALKAKLAAHAESEEELNAVLDSLQAERLLSDQRYAAERVAARGARYGNARLRQELRQQGIGDDEIAAALPEAGDEGARCRQVWQRKFTHLPDSPAERARQQRFLHYRGFSSAAIRCVLRGDDES